The proteins below are encoded in one region of Sulfuricurvum sp.:
- a CDS encoding aminotransferase class V-fold PLP-dependent enzyme, with protein MLLFTPGPTPVPESVRIAMAGETLHHRTPEFEAIFERTRTLLFELLGMDEVLMLASSGTGAMEGAVINLAHSKLLSINSGKFGERFGKIAVAHGIANVEIKHEWDTPATVEEVMEALRANPDVDALAIQICESAGGLRHSVEAIAAAVKAHNPSIMVIADGITAVGVEKIDVTNIDCLISGSQKALMLPPGLAIMGLSNAAIEKIGSGKGYYFNLATEIKNQRKNTTAWTAATTITIGLESVLNRIKAEGGLEKLYADTARRARATREAMKAIGLSIYPTAPADSMTTVGDAEAKKIRSTLKEFDVNVAGGQDHIKDSIFRINHMGLIAPYEACWAANSVELALAKMGRRAYDGTANRVFNTVYFGL; from the coding sequence ATGCTACTTTTTACACCCGGACCTACCCCAGTACCTGAGTCGGTACGTATTGCTATGGCAGGTGAAACGCTACACCACCGAACTCCCGAATTTGAGGCAATTTTTGAGCGAACTCGCACATTGTTGTTTGAACTTTTGGGAATGGATGAGGTATTAATGCTTGCTTCATCGGGCACCGGTGCAATGGAAGGGGCTGTGATCAATCTCGCACACTCCAAACTCCTCTCAATTAATTCCGGAAAATTCGGTGAGCGTTTCGGTAAGATTGCCGTGGCTCACGGGATTGCCAACGTTGAGATTAAGCACGAATGGGATACTCCCGCTACCGTTGAGGAAGTCATGGAAGCGCTTCGTGCAAACCCGGATGTGGATGCACTCGCAATTCAAATCTGCGAAAGTGCAGGCGGATTGCGTCACAGTGTCGAAGCGATTGCAGCGGCGGTAAAAGCACACAACCCGTCTATTATGGTCATTGCAGACGGTATCACGGCGGTCGGTGTCGAGAAAATCGACGTAACGAATATCGACTGTTTGATTTCAGGAAGCCAAAAAGCGTTAATGCTTCCTCCGGGGCTCGCGATTATGGGTCTATCGAATGCGGCGATTGAGAAAATCGGAAGCGGCAAAGGGTATTACTTTAACCTCGCAACCGAGATCAAAAATCAGCGTAAAAATACGACGGCATGGACAGCGGCAACGACGATCACGATCGGGTTGGAATCTGTCTTAAACCGCATCAAAGCCGAAGGTGGGCTGGAGAAATTGTATGCGGATACCGCTCGTCGTGCTCGTGCAACCCGCGAAGCGATGAAAGCGATAGGCCTCTCTATCTATCCGACAGCTCCTGCTGACTCGATGACGACGGTAGGGGACGCCGAAGCGAAAAAAATCCGTTCAACCCTTAAAGAATTCGATGTGAATGTGGCCGGCGGGCAAGACCATATCAAAGATTCGATTTTCCGTATCAACCATATGGGGCTTATTGCTCCGTATGAGGCATGTTGGGCAGCTAACAGTGTGGAATTGGCCTTGGCAAAAATGGGTCGACGTGCTTATGACGGAACCGCAAACCGCGTGTTTAATACCGTCTATTTCGGACTCTGA
- the glp gene encoding gephyrin-like molybdotransferase Glp gives MISYETSRNMISLLSMGQERNEQVFLTASLGRILAEDIIADEDYPTHPTSSMDGYAIVHSDLEQFDSLEIFGDNPAGADSVAGVTSGMCIKTFTGSLMPQGADTLIPIENVRVEGNKIIIEKEVPSGFAVRPVGESYREGEVLIPKGTQLGFAQIGVLAGVNRVMIRVAQRPRVAIIATGSEILDIGETARHAGQIRSSNSYTLQALVDSLGAESVQMGIVGDDKHAIMERFEAAMHASDIVVSTGGVSVGDYDFVKHIVPKLGAEVIFKGVNIKPGQHVMVAQRGEKFIVSLPGFAYSSAVTFILYAAPLIARMMGRENPYEPIEAILKVPFSKRSNKSEFTACNLNFEDGRYYVDFDGKKTGSSAILTNLLGNAGLMICGEEDGDLEAGTLVRVIKL, from the coding sequence ATGATTTCATACGAGACTTCCCGAAATATGATCAGTCTTTTAAGTATGGGACAAGAGCGAAATGAGCAGGTCTTTTTAACGGCTTCTTTGGGACGGATTTTGGCTGAAGACATTATTGCTGATGAAGATTATCCGACCCATCCGACTTCGTCCATGGACGGTTATGCCATAGTCCACAGCGATTTAGAACAATTTGATTCATTGGAGATATTCGGAGATAATCCTGCCGGAGCCGACAGCGTTGCCGGAGTGACGAGCGGAATGTGCATAAAAACCTTTACCGGCTCATTGATGCCGCAGGGTGCCGATACTCTTATCCCTATCGAAAACGTTCGGGTAGAGGGGAACAAAATCATCATCGAAAAAGAGGTTCCCTCCGGTTTTGCCGTCCGTCCGGTCGGAGAGAGCTATCGCGAAGGAGAAGTCCTGATCCCTAAAGGAACGCAGCTCGGATTCGCACAGATCGGTGTGTTGGCCGGTGTCAATCGGGTGATGATACGTGTGGCTCAGCGCCCCCGTGTTGCAATTATCGCGACAGGAAGCGAGATCCTCGATATCGGAGAAACGGCTCGTCATGCGGGGCAAATCCGAAGTTCCAACAGTTATACGCTGCAAGCGCTGGTCGATTCATTGGGGGCAGAGAGCGTCCAGATGGGCATCGTCGGGGATGACAAACATGCCATTATGGAACGGTTTGAAGCGGCAATGCACGCAAGTGATATTGTTGTCAGTACAGGCGGAGTGAGTGTCGGGGATTATGATTTTGTAAAACATATCGTCCCTAAACTTGGTGCCGAGGTCATTTTCAAAGGGGTCAATATCAAACCCGGTCAGCATGTCATGGTAGCACAGCGGGGAGAGAAGTTTATCGTCTCTTTGCCGGGCTTCGCGTATTCTTCCGCTGTCACCTTTATCCTGTATGCGGCGCCGTTGATTGCACGAATGATGGGGCGTGAGAATCCGTATGAACCTATTGAGGCGATACTCAAAGTCCCTTTTTCCAAACGTTCCAATAAAAGTGAATTTACAGCGTGTAATCTAAATTTCGAAGACGGGCGTTACTATGTTGATTTCGATGGGAAAAAGACGGGAAGCTCTGCGATTTTGACCAATCTGCTCGGAAATGCGGGACTCATGATCTGTGGTGAAGAGGACGGAGATTTGGAAGCGGGTACACTTGTCCGGGTGATAAAGCTATAA
- a CDS encoding undecaprenyl-diphosphate phosphatase yields the protein MTLFDSLILGALEGVTEFLPISSTGHLILASQLLGLQQTAAHKAFEVSIQLGSILAVLFLYAQRLLQDKTLWFKIAIAFLPTGALGFLFYKHIKALFGVETVSIMLVAGGVVFLIIEYFRRDKAIDEGKDLSELTVKEAFTIGFFQSFSMVPGTSRSGATLIGGLFMGLNRKSAAEFSFLLAIPTMFIATAYDLFKHRNELVVDDWTMLIIAFVTAFIFAFATVKAFVGFVSRHTFVPFAIYRIIVGVIFFYMVTELPA from the coding sequence ATGACTTTGTTTGATTCGTTAATTTTAGGTGCTCTTGAAGGGGTAACCGAATTTTTACCTATCTCCTCGACCGGGCACCTGATTTTAGCTTCTCAGTTATTAGGATTACAGCAAACCGCCGCACACAAAGCATTCGAAGTTTCGATTCAGTTAGGAAGTATTTTAGCCGTACTCTTTTTATATGCACAAAGACTTTTGCAGGACAAAACACTCTGGTTTAAAATCGCCATCGCCTTTCTTCCGACCGGAGCACTCGGTTTTTTATTTTATAAACACATCAAAGCACTTTTTGGCGTCGAAACGGTCAGTATCATGCTTGTAGCCGGTGGAGTCGTCTTTCTTATAATCGAGTATTTCCGACGTGATAAAGCGATCGATGAAGGAAAAGATTTGAGTGAACTGACGGTCAAAGAAGCATTTACAATTGGATTTTTCCAAAGTTTTTCGATGGTTCCAGGAACCAGCCGTTCGGGTGCAACCCTCATTGGCGGATTGTTTATGGGATTAAACCGTAAAAGTGCTGCGGAGTTCTCATTTCTATTAGCAATACCGACTATGTTTATCGCTACCGCCTATGATCTGTTCAAACATCGTAACGAACTCGTCGTTGATGATTGGACTATGCTTATCATTGCATTTGTTACCGCATTCATCTTTGCCTTTGCAACCGTCAAAGCGTTTGTCGGTTTTGTCAGCCGCCATACGTTCGTTCCGTTTGCGATTTACCGAATCATCGTAGGGGTTATATTCTTTTATATGGTTACGGAACTACCGGCTTAA
- the rdgB gene encoding RdgB/HAM1 family non-canonical purine NTP pyrophosphatase encodes MKIVLATSNKGKVREIIELLHDREVFPYTDLIEGFEIVEDGDTFKENALIKARAVYAALGDPEAIVMADDSGISVDVLEGAPGIYSARYAGEGANDRDNLLKLVEALKEKGLDTTPAHYTAAIAVVSREGESCVHGWMHGNVITELRGENGFGYDPIFIPAGFEQTLGELGNDVKKGLSHRSKALELAKILIDQIKSLRS; translated from the coding sequence ATGAAAATCGTCTTGGCAACGTCAAATAAGGGGAAAGTTCGTGAGATCATCGAGCTGCTTCACGATCGGGAAGTTTTTCCGTATACCGATCTGATCGAAGGATTTGAGATCGTTGAAGACGGCGACACGTTCAAAGAAAATGCGCTGATCAAAGCCCGCGCAGTGTATGCCGCGTTGGGTGATCCTGAGGCGATAGTAATGGCAGATGACAGCGGTATCAGTGTGGATGTGCTAGAGGGTGCTCCGGGTATATACAGTGCCCGTTACGCCGGAGAGGGTGCAAATGATCGGGATAATCTTTTAAAACTTGTCGAAGCACTAAAGGAAAAAGGGCTAGATACTACACCTGCTCACTATACGGCGGCAATCGCAGTGGTGTCTCGTGAGGGGGAGAGTTGCGTACACGGATGGATGCATGGAAATGTCATTACCGAGCTGCGCGGCGAAAACGGTTTCGGATACGATCCGATTTTTATCCCTGCCGGGTTTGAACAGACGCTCGGAGAGTTGGGCAACGATGTCAAAAAAGGTCTTTCCCACCGTTCCAAAGCGCTGGAACTGGCAAAAATTTTGATCGATCAGATCAAATCATTGCGTTCTTAA
- a CDS encoding adenylosuccinate synthase has protein sequence MKADLIVGIQWGDEGKGKIVDLLAQKYDCVARYQGGHNAGHTIVVDGKTHALHLIPSGILNPKAINIIGNGVVVSPEALIKEMKQFDNLLGRLFVSESAHMILTFHTLIDQAKEKLRGEKAIGTTGRGIGPAYSEKIARAGFRLGELRDVETLTSRVMEYFVQNKAIFEALEIALPSREELVKELNVFAEALVPFLANTTKMAWDLMDDEKKILLEGAQGTMLDIDHGTYPYVTSSSTISAGACTGLGVNPKDIGKVTGIVKAYCTRVGNGPFPTEDHGEIGERLRKQGHEFGTTTGRPRRCGWFDAVACRYASRLNGCDDLSIMKLDVLDGFDEVKVCVAYEVNSEVIDYMPLDLEGVKPVYKTFSGWDKTEGVRRFEDLPATAQEYLRAIEELTQTKIGMISTSPDRNDTITL, from the coding sequence ATGAAAGCGGATTTAATCGTAGGGATTCAATGGGGTGATGAAGGAAAAGGTAAAATTGTTGATTTGCTCGCGCAAAAATATGATTGTGTTGCCCGATATCAAGGGGGACACAATGCAGGTCACACCATCGTTGTTGATGGAAAAACGCATGCATTGCACCTAATTCCATCCGGAATTTTAAACCCTAAAGCGATCAATATCATCGGCAACGGTGTTGTTGTCTCCCCCGAAGCACTTATCAAAGAGATGAAGCAGTTTGACAATCTCCTTGGGCGTTTGTTTGTCAGTGAATCGGCACATATGATTTTGACGTTTCATACGTTGATTGATCAAGCCAAAGAGAAACTCCGAGGCGAAAAGGCAATCGGTACAACAGGCCGGGGCATCGGGCCGGCTTATAGTGAAAAAATCGCACGTGCCGGATTCCGCCTTGGTGAATTGCGTGACGTTGAAACATTGACAAGCCGTGTCATGGAATATTTTGTTCAAAACAAAGCGATTTTTGAAGCGTTGGAAATTGCTTTGCCGTCTCGTGAGGAGTTGGTCAAAGAGTTGAACGTATTTGCGGAAGCCTTGGTTCCGTTTTTGGCCAATACGACGAAAATGGCATGGGATTTGATGGATGATGAGAAGAAAATTCTTCTCGAAGGGGCACAGGGGACGATGCTTGACATCGATCACGGGACCTATCCGTATGTTACCAGTTCATCAACAATTTCAGCGGGTGCGTGTACCGGTCTCGGTGTAAATCCGAAAGATATCGGAAAAGTAACGGGGATTGTAAAAGCGTACTGCACCCGTGTCGGTAACGGACCGTTCCCGACGGAAGATCACGGTGAAATCGGCGAGCGTCTCCGTAAGCAGGGACATGAATTCGGTACAACGACCGGACGCCCGCGCCGATGCGGATGGTTTGATGCCGTAGCATGTCGTTATGCGAGCCGCCTCAACGGGTGCGATGATCTTTCTATTATGAAACTGGACGTACTTGACGGTTTTGATGAAGTGAAAGTGTGTGTAGCCTATGAAGTAAACAGCGAAGTGATCGATTATATGCCGCTTGATCTTGAAGGGGTAAAACCGGTCTATAAAACATTCTCTGGCTGGGATAAAACCGAGGGAGTTCGTCGTTTTGAAGATCTTCCGGCTACTGCACAAGAATATCTTCGTGCAATCGAAGAGTTAACACAAACTAAAATTGGTATGATTTCAACATCACCGGATCGAAACGACACGATTACATTATAA
- a CDS encoding flagellar motor protein MotB — MNNTLLPRKKHHSKEDYWISLSDMMTSLMMLFLLISVIYMIKVQDSVKVPQIYKETTQGLNHALKKEFDQDLNKWGAVIDKDLTVRFQQPDILFATGSSVLTPRFKEILDEFFTRYLKIMMSKQFINNIEEIRIEGYTSSIWEGESDREKAYFKNMTLSQERTRATLEYIMTSDKINLSDDQKEWLMKYFSAIGFSSGHPLSSSGRCVIDGESEDCRLSQRVEFRVRTNIERKVADIVEK; from the coding sequence ATGAACAATACCCTGCTACCGCGAAAAAAACACCACAGCAAAGAAGATTACTGGATCAGTTTAAGCGATATGATGACCTCGCTGATGATGCTCTTTTTGCTGATCTCCGTTATCTATATGATTAAGGTTCAAGACAGTGTTAAAGTTCCCCAAATCTATAAAGAGACAACCCAAGGGCTTAATCATGCCCTCAAAAAAGAGTTTGATCAAGACCTAAACAAATGGGGTGCTGTCATCGATAAAGATTTAACCGTCCGCTTTCAACAGCCTGATATACTGTTTGCTACCGGGTCATCTGTTCTGACACCAAGATTTAAAGAGATTTTGGATGAATTTTTCACCCGCTATTTGAAAATCATGATGTCCAAACAATTTATCAATAATATCGAAGAGATTCGGATTGAGGGATATACATCCTCTATTTGGGAGGGAGAAAGTGATCGTGAAAAAGCCTATTTTAAAAACATGACTCTTTCCCAAGAACGAACGAGAGCTACACTAGAATACATCATGACCTCCGATAAAATCAATCTGAGCGATGATCAAAAAGAGTGGCTGATGAAATATTTTAGCGCTATCGGGTTTTCTTCAGGTCATCCTCTAAGCAGCAGCGGAAGATGCGTAATCGATGGGGAAAGTGAAGATTGTCGGCTATCTCAGAGGGTAGAGTTTCGAGTCCGCACCAACATTGAGCGCAAAGTCGCTGATATTGTAGAAAAATAA
- a CDS encoding DUF507 family protein yields the protein MKVSLTHVPHIATRIAVDLSRSGLVTMTKGLESTAKEAEKVLAANIKKEIALEEKVKEIVNANEEQIDFYLADERQLFFMIKKKLAPEYGVVLSYEDRYSDIAHQILNELYEEDLINYDVSENRIKNIIYDAITGSIADSSEIESAVYQKLKSYKRDLIPGTDEYEIVYEKLYKDELVRRGMA from the coding sequence ATGAAGGTTTCACTGACACACGTACCCCACATCGCGACACGAATCGCCGTCGATCTTAGCCGCAGCGGTTTGGTTACTATGACCAAAGGGCTTGAAAGCACTGCTAAAGAGGCCGAAAAAGTGTTGGCTGCCAACATTAAAAAAGAGATCGCTTTGGAAGAAAAAGTCAAAGAGATCGTCAACGCCAACGAAGAACAGATCGATTTTTATCTAGCCGATGAGCGACAACTCTTTTTTATGATCAAAAAGAAATTAGCGCCGGAATACGGAGTCGTCCTTTCGTATGAAGACCGCTACTCAGACATTGCACATCAAATTCTGAATGAATTGTACGAAGAAGATTTGATTAATTACGATGTCAGCGAAAATCGTATCAAAAATATCATTTATGATGCGATCACCGGATCTATCGCCGATTCAAGCGAGATTGAATCCGCAGTATATCAAAAACTTAAAAGCTACAAACGTGATCTTATTCCGGGAACGGATGAGTATGAGATCGTATATGAAAAACTCTATAAAGATGAATTGGTTAGACGGGGGATGGCGTAA
- a CDS encoding PDP protein produces the protein MKFILLFMLGIVWLQGAESTKSYECTKIFEDRKNELLVQLERLDEQRQSLDTLKKATEELLRKKEALVQGKDTKVDQKLNEIKTREASIKKMLDENKKVLDEMKQLKADKVSQAYAKMKPAAAALILSEMSADDAAAILTTLNSKGVGQILAKMDPKKGSDITNKLRKVPEAIK, from the coding sequence ATGAAATTTATATTGCTGTTTATGCTAGGCATAGTTTGGCTTCAAGGGGCTGAGAGTACAAAATCGTATGAATGTACCAAAATTTTTGAAGATCGTAAAAATGAACTTCTGGTACAGCTGGAGCGTTTGGATGAACAACGCCAATCCCTCGATACCTTGAAAAAAGCAACAGAAGAACTTTTACGTAAAAAAGAGGCATTGGTCCAGGGAAAAGATACGAAAGTCGATCAAAAACTGAATGAAATCAAAACAAGAGAAGCGTCCATTAAAAAAATGCTGGATGAGAACAAGAAAGTGTTGGACGAGATGAAACAGCTCAAAGCCGATAAAGTTTCGCAGGCTTATGCCAAAATGAAACCTGCTGCAGCGGCATTGATCCTCTCTGAAATGTCGGCTGATGATGCGGCTGCGATATTAACAACACTCAATAGTAAAGGCGTAGGCCAGATATTGGCGAAAATGGATCCGAAAAAAGGATCGGACATTACCAATAAACTGCGAAAAGTTCCCGAAGCCATCAAATAG
- a CDS encoding ATP phosphoribosyltransferase regulatory subunit → MVFEHEIPEGSKLYFAGAAKTKRIIETKASTLLNEAGFEEILTPLFSYHQHMSVCDQRELIRVNDSENHPISLRADSTIDVVRIVNKRLGGNTEHKKWFYIQPVYRYPAEEQYQIGVEIIDEPNLSHALTQATRILNELEIAPLLQISNINIPRILSEMLGLHLDDFRHVNIEKFLSLKIDWLTRLVYMQHVHEIDEVAAIVPETIKPELIKIKELCVGLEYPNVVIAPLYYAKMLYYDELFFRVIEGNEMYAMGGRYKSDETVSVGFAIYTDALIDALHT, encoded by the coding sequence ATGGTATTTGAACACGAAATTCCGGAAGGTTCCAAGCTCTATTTTGCCGGAGCGGCGAAAACGAAGCGTATTATCGAAACCAAAGCGAGTACTTTGTTGAATGAAGCCGGGTTTGAAGAGATTTTAACTCCGCTGTTTTCGTATCATCAGCATATGAGCGTGTGCGATCAGCGTGAGCTTATCCGTGTCAATGACAGCGAAAACCATCCGATCAGCCTCCGTGCCGATTCGACAATCGATGTAGTGCGCATTGTCAATAAACGTCTCGGCGGAAATACCGAACATAAAAAATGGTTCTATATTCAGCCGGTATACCGCTATCCTGCCGAAGAGCAGTATCAGATCGGTGTTGAGATTATTGATGAGCCGAATCTCTCACACGCACTTACGCAAGCGACACGGATTTTAAATGAATTGGAAATTGCTCCGTTATTGCAAATTTCAAATATCAATATTCCCCGTATCCTTTCTGAGATGTTGGGATTGCATTTAGACGATTTTCGGCATGTCAATATCGAGAAGTTTTTATCGTTGAAAATCGACTGGCTAACACGTTTGGTCTATATGCAGCATGTCCATGAAATCGATGAGGTTGCCGCAATTGTTCCTGAGACGATTAAACCGGAATTGATCAAGATTAAAGAGCTTTGTGTAGGGCTGGAATATCCGAATGTCGTTATAGCTCCCCTTTATTACGCTAAAATGCTCTATTATGATGAGCTCTTTTTCCGCGTAATCGAAGGGAACGAAATGTACGCCATGGGCGGACGTTATAAAAGTGATGAGACCGTTTCGGTCGGATTCGCCATTTACACCGATGCGTTAATCGACGCATTACACACATAA
- the carA gene encoding glutamine-hydrolyzing carbamoyl-phosphate synthase small subunit, which yields MRDVWIYLENGTYLSAKSFGADTTAVGEIVFNTSMSGYQEIITDPSYAGQFVTFTMPEIGNVGVNEEDMESSSAHCKGVIVRQYQREFSNFRGQEALHTFLEKHGIIGICDIDTRYITKMLRTEGAMMMIASTQVSDKEELKKLLESSPRIEEINYIEEVSTKSAYIHTNGIYDPFNFRYNDAPAPKAKIAAIDFGVKRNILNELTEAGLEVEVLPNSFSADELIGRYDAKEIDGVFLSNGPGDPLVLKREQDEIKKLIARKIPLFGICLGHQLLSIAHGYDTHKLKFGHHGGNHPVKNVKTGMVEITAQNHNYNVPESVREIAEVTHVNLFDNTIEGLRYNSGHVFSVQHHPESSPGPKESRYIFNEFLQLLQR from the coding sequence ATGCGTGATGTTTGGATTTATCTCGAAAACGGGACGTATCTAAGTGCCAAAAGTTTCGGTGCAGATACAACAGCCGTAGGCGAAATCGTTTTTAATACCTCTATGAGCGGCTATCAAGAGATTATCACCGATCCTTCGTATGCTGGGCAATTCGTGACGTTTACCATGCCTGAGATCGGAAATGTCGGTGTCAATGAAGAAGATATGGAGAGCTCCAGTGCGCATTGTAAAGGAGTCATTGTCCGTCAATATCAACGTGAATTTTCCAATTTTCGAGGACAAGAAGCATTACACACTTTTTTAGAAAAACACGGAATCATCGGGATTTGTGACATCGATACCCGCTATATTACTAAAATGCTCCGAACTGAAGGGGCAATGATGATGATTGCTTCGACACAAGTGAGTGACAAAGAAGAACTCAAAAAACTGCTTGAAAGTTCGCCTCGTATTGAAGAGATTAACTATATTGAAGAAGTAAGTACGAAAAGTGCCTATATTCATACCAATGGAATTTATGATCCTTTTAATTTCCGTTATAACGATGCTCCGGCACCAAAAGCTAAAATTGCGGCAATCGATTTCGGTGTCAAACGCAATATCTTAAATGAATTGACGGAAGCTGGATTGGAAGTCGAAGTTTTGCCGAACTCATTCAGTGCAGACGAGCTTATCGGCCGTTATGATGCTAAAGAGATCGACGGTGTTTTTCTTTCAAACGGGCCGGGAGATCCATTGGTTCTAAAACGAGAGCAAGATGAGATCAAAAAACTCATTGCACGCAAAATACCGTTGTTCGGGATTTGTTTGGGACATCAGCTTTTAAGTATTGCCCACGGATATGATACCCACAAACTAAAATTCGGTCATCACGGCGGAAACCATCCTGTGAAAAATGTTAAAACTGGAATGGTAGAGATTACGGCACAAAATCATAATTATAATGTTCCTGAATCGGTACGCGAGATTGCTGAAGTAACGCATGTAAATCTTTTCGACAATACGATCGAAGGGCTGCGCTATAACAGTGGACATGTTTTCTCGGTTCAGCATCACCCTGAATCCAGCCCGGGTCCTAAAGAGAGCCGATACATCTTCAACGAATTTCTTCAACTTCTTCAACGCTAA
- a CDS encoding flagellar export protein FliJ, whose translation MGKSRYEPLVKLKKKSLDNAERALIGANNALSSASDKLNRAYEYLSHMTLPTEGTVSEFSQATAMIHAQHLSIEQCQQALEAAQLKQQQMREHFKAAMMEYEKFKYLEVQEMNAQIKMLKDQEAKMLDEIGTMIYKREVL comes from the coding sequence ATGGGAAAGTCGCGTTACGAGCCTTTGGTTAAACTCAAAAAAAAGAGTTTAGACAATGCCGAACGTGCCCTTATCGGAGCTAATAATGCCCTCTCATCCGCTTCTGATAAATTAAACCGAGCCTATGAATATCTCTCGCATATGACACTCCCGACGGAAGGTACGGTGAGCGAATTTTCCCAAGCAACCGCTATGATACACGCGCAACATCTAAGTATTGAACAATGTCAGCAAGCGCTAGAGGCTGCACAGCTGAAACAGCAGCAGATGCGGGAACATTTCAAAGCGGCGATGATGGAGTATGAAAAGTTCAAATATCTGGAAGTTCAGGAGATGAATGCCCAAATTAAAATGCTCAAAGATCAAGAGGCAAAAATGCTCGATGAAATAGGAACTATGATCTATAAAAGAGAGGTTTTATGA
- a CDS encoding MFS transporter: MFKTVLPLSAILSLRFFGLFLVLPVLSAYALSLEGATPLLIGVIVGGYALTQAIFQVPFGVLSDKIGRKPTLLLGLVIFLVGSIICAVSTDIYTLMIGRFLQGAGAIGAVIPAMISDLVTEEKRGHAMALMGGTIAISFAAAMALGPVLAAGFGFSSLFWIAGVLSILSMIVLFTNVPTPPRIRHIYHSATTTKDILKDPNLLSMIITNGMQKGLMTVSFVLIPIFLTKPEYGFLWDKKDLWQAFMPAMVMGLLAMGPAAVFGEKYNKPREIFLISIVLFILSFTLMGFANKGWEFIIGVVSFFMAFNMMEPLVQSMISKYAKVHQKGAALGIANGFAYFMTFIGGAAAGIALQYSSREAFTIALLVITTLWLLWTFKMQNPHRYSHLYISMDHVDMEKLNNLEHEHIAEWFINETENIVAVKYRKSLIEEEAIKAKIVK; the protein is encoded by the coding sequence GTGTTTAAAACGGTTCTCCCACTCTCAGCGATTCTGTCGCTCCGCTTTTTCGGTCTCTTTTTAGTTCTTCCGGTCCTTTCTGCCTATGCACTCAGTCTCGAAGGCGCTACCCCGCTTCTCATCGGAGTTATTGTCGGGGGCTATGCGTTGACGCAAGCGATCTTTCAAGTACCTTTCGGTGTACTCAGTGATAAAATCGGCCGTAAACCGACACTGTTACTCGGTCTCGTCATTTTCTTGGTCGGTTCTATCATCTGTGCGGTAAGTACCGATATCTACACGCTTATGATTGGACGTTTTTTACAGGGTGCCGGTGCAATCGGTGCGGTTATCCCTGCTATGATCAGTGATTTGGTCACCGAAGAGAAACGGGGACATGCGATGGCGCTCATGGGAGGAACCATTGCGATCAGTTTTGCTGCGGCAATGGCTTTGGGACCGGTTCTTGCCGCTGGATTCGGATTCTCTTCACTGTTTTGGATCGCGGGAGTTTTGTCGATTTTATCGATGATCGTCCTCTTTACCAACGTTCCGACCCCTCCGCGTATCCGTCATATCTACCATTCGGCAACAACAACCAAAGATATCCTAAAAGACCCGAATCTCCTCAGTATGATTATCACCAACGGGATGCAAAAAGGGCTCATGACCGTTTCGTTCGTCCTAATCCCTATCTTTCTGACCAAACCCGAATATGGCTTTTTATGGGATAAAAAAGATCTTTGGCAGGCATTTATGCCGGCTATGGTTATGGGGCTATTGGCCATGGGGCCTGCTGCCGTTTTCGGAGAAAAATATAATAAACCGCGTGAAATCTTTCTGATTTCCATCGTCCTATTCATCCTTTCCTTTACCCTGATGGGCTTTGCGAACAAAGGATGGGAGTTTATTATAGGGGTTGTGAGCTTTTTCATGGCATTTAATATGATGGAGCCGTTGGTTCAATCCATGATCTCCAAATATGCCAAAGTCCACCAAAAAGGTGCGGCACTCGGTATCGCCAACGGATTCGCCTATTTTATGACATTTATCGGCGGTGCTGCGGCAGGTATCGCACTGCAATACTCAAGCCGTGAAGCGTTTACCATCGCCTTGCTCGTCATTACTACATTATGGCTGTTATGGACGTTCAAAATGCAAAATCCTCATCGATATTCGCATCTGTATATCTCTATGGATCATGTGGATATGGAAAAACTCAATAATCTGGAACATGAGCATATTGCGGAGTGGTTTATCAATGAGACCGAAAATATCGTCGCAGTCAAATACCGCAAATCGCTAATAGAAGAAGAGGCAATTAAAGCGAAAATTGTCAAATAA